The following coding sequences lie in one Niabella agricola genomic window:
- a CDS encoding SusC/RagA family TonB-linked outer membrane protein produces the protein MKKKHVLLVLYALFLSTGSLLAQVKRALTGVITDADGKPVAGATITVKGSGQAVVANDNGAYTLTVEDHPDLEISAVGFTSQTIKVGDENNISVQLKPVERSLEGVVVTALGIKRERKSLGYGVQEVKGETLSDAREPNVTNALSGRVAGLQVSRSSNGPAGSSRIILRGNNSLTGDNQPLIVVDGVPISNTSGAGVGKGINQSGIVPGATNDYWNPSLDMGNGLSDINPEDIASISVLKGPSAASLYGSRAGNGVILITTKTGKAQKGLGITVSSTIGLESIFTNPDRQTAFGQGSAGIYDKTQANSWGPMIEGQNVESWNGATVPLKYYDNIHNYFGTGFNSNQSITFSQQFKGTSVYTSLNRLDDKSMIPGAKLGRTNITTRALSKFGKDDRWTLDAKVQYINSKATNRPQAGNNAGNIYRLMYVLPVSLNIEDFKKNRDENGKMIWYVPNSSTVNPYWAQDHYLNTDTRNRYIMTGSLKYEFTDWLNAEVKAGSDMYNVVAEGKTYSGSPLVNQYSIGKYSFSETNYSTLITARKDNVFGKLGGFATVGGNLMSQNVNSIKTNSGELVVPDLFSVNNGKNPATVDELYSNKKINSVYGSLQLNWDGYLFLETTLRNDWSSVLSKDHRSYLYSSTNFSFVLTDMIRQNGGALPNWLSYGKLRASAAQAGNDMAPYQLYNTYNIGKDPNGNTTAGRNETLFDPNVRNELLKTYELGAELRMFNSRLGIDFSWYKTNATNQLIAIPLDPLSGYKYKMINAGDIQNKGIELIVDGKILENPNGMNWTTQVNFSNNKNVVNAIAPGIDLYSLGGYDAVTVYAEAGQKYGQIYGSAFQRVNDPKSEYNGQLLLSATGLPQGTDARRLASQQPDFLLGNTNSFSYKGVGLSFLLDGRFGGKIFSATLASMQRAGTAAATVVNGGRDNITVPGVISDGKGGYIKNTNEVTPQQYWQAIQSGNIGITEANLYDASNIRLRNVQLSYQLPQKMLGTSFIQRARVGVSCNNVWLISSHMQGMDPESVFAIGSNAVGFENGAPPTSRYYMFNVTLSF, from the coding sequence ATGAAGAAGAAACATGTACTACTGGTACTCTATGCCCTTTTTTTGAGTACCGGAAGCTTATTGGCTCAGGTAAAGCGCGCCCTTACCGGAGTGATTACGGATGCAGATGGTAAGCCGGTTGCGGGGGCTACGATAACAGTTAAAGGCTCTGGCCAGGCCGTAGTTGCCAACGACAACGGAGCATATACGCTCACGGTGGAGGATCATCCCGATCTGGAAATCAGCGCCGTGGGTTTTACCTCTCAAACCATAAAAGTAGGCGACGAAAATAACATTTCTGTTCAGCTAAAACCGGTGGAGCGTAGTCTGGAAGGCGTGGTGGTAACGGCGCTGGGTATTAAAAGAGAGCGGAAATCGCTCGGATATGGTGTGCAGGAGGTGAAGGGAGAAACTCTTTCAGATGCCAGGGAGCCCAATGTTACTAACGCGCTTTCCGGAAGGGTAGCCGGATTGCAGGTGTCCCGCTCAAGCAACGGACCGGCCGGATCTTCCCGTATTATTCTACGGGGTAATAATTCACTCACCGGTGATAACCAACCTTTAATCGTTGTTGATGGAGTACCCATTAGCAATACTTCAGGAGCGGGTGTAGGAAAAGGTATTAACCAATCTGGGATTGTACCGGGAGCAACAAACGATTACTGGAATCCTTCCTTAGATATGGGGAACGGGCTTTCTGATATCAACCCGGAAGATATTGCTTCCATCAGCGTGTTAAAAGGTCCTTCCGCAGCTTCCTTATATGGTTCCCGTGCGGGTAATGGTGTCATATTAATTACCACCAAAACAGGAAAGGCACAAAAAGGACTGGGAATAACTGTTTCTTCCACGATCGGGCTGGAAAGCATCTTTACAAATCCCGACCGACAAACCGCTTTTGGTCAGGGTTCTGCCGGGATCTATGATAAAACACAGGCGAACAGCTGGGGCCCCATGATTGAAGGGCAGAATGTGGAAAGCTGGAATGGTGCTACCGTGCCGCTGAAATATTATGATAATATTCATAACTATTTCGGAACGGGTTTTAACTCCAATCAGAGTATTACATTTTCGCAGCAATTCAAGGGTACTTCTGTTTATACATCTTTAAACAGGTTGGATGACAAAAGTATGATACCGGGTGCCAAGCTGGGCCGGACGAATATCACCACAAGAGCCTTATCGAAATTTGGGAAAGACGATCGCTGGACACTGGACGCAAAAGTGCAATATATTAATTCTAAAGCAACCAACCGGCCGCAGGCAGGTAATAATGCCGGTAATATTTACCGGTTGATGTATGTACTGCCCGTATCGCTGAATATTGAAGATTTTAAAAAAAACAGGGACGAGAACGGGAAGATGATCTGGTACGTTCCCAACAGCAGTACCGTAAATCCCTACTGGGCTCAGGATCATTATTTGAATACAGATACCCGTAACCGGTATATAATGACCGGGTCGCTGAAGTATGAATTCACCGACTGGCTGAATGCTGAAGTAAAAGCGGGATCGGATATGTACAATGTGGTGGCAGAAGGAAAAACTTATTCGGGAAGCCCTCTTGTCAATCAGTATAGCATCGGTAAATATTCGTTTTCTGAAACCAATTACAGTACGTTGATTACCGCACGTAAAGACAATGTATTTGGTAAGCTTGGTGGTTTTGCAACGGTGGGTGGCAATCTGATGTCTCAAAATGTAAATTCGATTAAGACAAACTCCGGGGAACTGGTGGTGCCCGATCTTTTTTCTGTGAACAACGGCAAAAATCCGGCAACGGTTGATGAACTGTACAGTAACAAAAAGATTAATTCCGTTTATGGATCGCTGCAGTTGAACTGGGATGGATACCTGTTCCTGGAAACTACCCTTCGGAATGACTGGTCTTCTGTATTGAGCAAGGATCACCGTTCTTACCTGTATAGCTCTACCAATTTCTCCTTTGTGCTTACAGATATGATCCGTCAGAACGGCGGCGCATTGCCCAACTGGCTGAGCTACGGTAAGCTGCGCGCTTCTGCTGCACAGGCAGGGAATGATATGGCGCCTTACCAACTGTACAATACATATAATATTGGCAAGGATCCCAATGGGAATACAACGGCCGGAAGAAATGAAACCTTGTTCGATCCGAATGTTAGAAACGAGTTGTTAAAAACCTATGAACTGGGTGCGGAACTGCGGATGTTTAACAGCCGGCTCGGCATCGATTTCTCCTGGTATAAAACCAATGCTACCAACCAGTTGATTGCGATTCCGCTGGACCCCTTGAGTGGCTACAAATACAAAATGATCAATGCCGGCGATATTCAGAACAAGGGTATTGAGCTGATCGTGGATGGCAAAATCCTGGAAAACCCCAATGGCATGAACTGGACCACACAGGTGAATTTTTCAAACAATAAAAACGTGGTGAACGCCATTGCGCCGGGCATCGATTTATATTCCTTGGGTGGATATGATGCTGTGACCGTTTATGCAGAGGCCGGGCAGAAATATGGACAGATTTACGGATCCGCATTTCAGCGCGTAAACGACCCTAAAAGCGAGTACAATGGCCAGTTGCTACTGAGCGCTACCGGCTTACCGCAGGGAACAGATGCCCGCAGGCTGGCCAGTCAGCAACCGGATTTTCTGTTAGGAAATACCAACAGCTTCTCGTATAAAGGTGTAGGTCTGTCCTTCTTATTGGATGGTCGTTTCGGCGGAAAAATCTTTTCAGCAACTCTGGCAAGCATGCAGCGTGCAGGAACGGCAGCTGCTACTGTTGTTAACGGAGGAAGAGATAATATAACTGTGCCGGGGGTGATCAGCGATGGCAAAGGCGGTTATATTAAAAATACCAATGAGGTTACACCGCAACAATACTGGCAGGCCATTCAGAGCGGTAATATCGGTATTACCGAGGCCAATCTTTATGATGCGTCTAATATCCGCTTAAGGAACGTTCAGCTCAGCTATCAGCTACCGCAAAAGATGTTGGGTACGTCGTTCATACAAAGAGCACGGGTGGGCGTTTCCTGCAATAACGTATGGCTCATCAGCAGTCATATGCAGGGAATGGATCCGGAATCTGTATTTGCAATAGGCTCTAATGCCGTTGGATTTGAAAACGGAGCGCCGCCCACATCCCGGTATTACATGTTTAATGTAACCTTAAGTTTCTAA
- a CDS encoding ROK family protein, producing MKKRLQYNLLVLKEFYYAGALSCAELSIRIGKSIPFTAQLLANLVAEGTVLENGLAPSAGGRRPAMYSVKPDAMYIIAVAMDQLVTRVVIMDFENKPVMPLLQEELKLADNPEALDHLKALVEDTIKKAKIPKKKILGVGIGMPGFIDPQKGVNYSFVSIDDNSISGYLHKELDMPVYIDNDSSIIALAEQHFGVAVGVGNAMVVNIGWGIGLGLILNHELYRGGNGFAGEFSHIPFFDNNKVCSCGKKGCLETETSLKVIIEKAEQGLKRKDASAFLKKDFRTGSVEKDWQAIVKAAQMGDEYVVKLLTAAGYDIGRGVAVLIHLFNPELIVLSGRGAQAGRIWQAPVLQAVNEHCIPRLVGNTLVKMSTLGYKAELIGAAALVLENLSKTKKIHPSKTIAPLPNTV from the coding sequence ATGAAAAAACGGTTGCAATATAACCTACTAGTTCTAAAGGAATTTTATTATGCCGGAGCTTTGTCTTGTGCGGAACTAAGTATACGTATCGGCAAGAGTATTCCGTTTACCGCCCAGTTGCTGGCGAATTTAGTAGCGGAGGGCACGGTATTGGAAAATGGACTGGCGCCTTCTGCAGGCGGCCGGCGTCCTGCGATGTACTCCGTAAAACCCGATGCGATGTATATCATTGCGGTGGCCATGGATCAGCTGGTTACGCGGGTGGTGATCATGGATTTTGAAAACAAACCGGTAATGCCACTTCTGCAGGAGGAGCTGAAGCTGGCAGACAACCCCGAAGCGCTGGATCATTTGAAAGCGCTGGTAGAGGACACCATTAAAAAAGCAAAGATTCCGAAAAAGAAAATCCTGGGTGTCGGGATCGGGATGCCTGGCTTTATTGACCCTCAAAAAGGGGTGAATTATTCTTTTGTATCTATTGATGACAACAGTATTTCCGGCTATCTGCATAAAGAATTGGATATGCCCGTGTATATCGATAATGATTCCAGTATTATCGCGCTGGCGGAGCAACATTTTGGAGTGGCCGTTGGGGTTGGAAATGCAATGGTGGTGAATATCGGCTGGGGGATTGGGTTGGGATTAATCCTGAATCACGAACTGTACAGAGGCGGAAATGGCTTCGCGGGGGAATTCAGTCATATTCCATTCTTTGATAACAACAAAGTGTGCTCCTGTGGAAAAAAAGGTTGCCTGGAAACAGAAACTTCCCTAAAAGTAATTATTGAAAAAGCAGAACAGGGATTAAAGCGAAAGGACGCATCTGCGTTTCTGAAGAAAGATTTTCGTACCGGTTCTGTGGAAAAAGACTGGCAGGCGATCGTAAAAGCGGCACAGATGGGCGATGAATATGTGGTGAAGTTGCTTACAGCTGCGGGTTACGATATCGGGCGCGGCGTAGCCGTACTGATCCACCTGTTTAACCCGGAACTGATTGTGCTGAGCGGGCGCGGAGCCCAGGCTGGCCGTATCTGGCAGGCGCCGGTACTTCAGGCCGTGAACGAACATTGCATTCCCCGGCTGGTAGGCAATACGCTGGTAAAAATGTCGACCCTGGGATATAAAGCCGAACTAATTGGTGCCGCGGCGCTGGTACTCGAAAATCTGTCAAAAACAAAAAAGATCCATCCTTCAAAAACAATCGCACCTCTGCCAAACACTGTATAA